One Methanomassiliicoccales archaeon genomic region harbors:
- a CDS encoding radical SAM protein: protein MKHTLDQVITVLGGYHATFTSRRILNEYEFIDFLIKGEGEESFIELLDHLETGDPLGEIPGLGFKHEGIIVDNDFQLIQDLDAIPFPDRGLLSGIDYGYAHQGIPLTPGKFTTICTSRGCPFRCTYCSCTVLSKGKWRKRSPQNVVDELKVLSDQGYETCVFVDDSFTQDRKRVREICRLIRENGIHMRFYCEGRVDRANFDLLKEMKRSGFDVIYFGAESASEHVLEYYNKKINPNQIREAVNNAKKVGMLAVTSYIVGAPVETREDINMTIDLIKETRPHGIQMNILDCLVGTPIWDDLEAKGITGPNDWKTNHRIYEYFDHFTKEELDEMANGGYKAHIDGWIRPRSILEIGRLFLANPSLRKIIWENIRNPNLRRRVTSSEIYKDLESSYDSQIAD from the coding sequence GTGAAACATACTCTTGACCAGGTCATAACGGTCCTAGGTGGGTATCATGCTACCTTCACATCCCGAAGGATATTAAACGAGTACGAATTCATTGACTTCCTGATTAAGGGCGAGGGGGAGGAATCATTCATTGAACTCTTGGACCATTTAGAAACAGGGGACCCTCTTGGCGAGATACCTGGTCTAGGATTCAAACATGAAGGAATCATCGTGGACAACGATTTCCAACTCATCCAGGATCTGGATGCCATTCCTTTCCCAGATCGGGGTCTATTGAGCGGAATTGATTACGGGTACGCGCACCAGGGGATACCCCTTACACCCGGCAAGTTCACCACTATTTGCACTTCGAGAGGCTGTCCTTTTCGCTGCACCTATTGTTCATGTACGGTGCTTTCGAAGGGAAAGTGGAGAAAGAGGAGTCCTCAGAATGTGGTCGATGAGCTCAAGGTTCTTAGCGATCAGGGATACGAGACCTGCGTCTTCGTAGATGACTCGTTCACTCAAGACCGGAAGCGGGTGAGGGAGATCTGCAGGTTGATCAGGGAGAATGGCATACATATGCGCTTTTACTGTGAGGGACGTGTGGACCGTGCGAATTTTGATTTGCTAAAGGAAATGAAACGGTCAGGCTTCGACGTCATCTACTTCGGGGCGGAAAGCGCATCAGAGCACGTACTTGAATATTACAATAAGAAGATAAATCCCAACCAGATCCGAGAGGCAGTCAATAACGCGAAGAAAGTGGGAATGCTGGCCGTCACATCTTATATCGTGGGGGCTCCGGTAGAGACCAGGGAAGACATCAACATGACCATCGACCTCATCAAAGAGACCCGCCCACACGGTATTCAGATGAACATACTCGATTGCCTCGTTGGAACTCCCATATGGGACGATCTGGAGGCGAAAGGCATCACTGGACCGAACGACTGGAAGACAAACCACCGTATCTACGAGTATTTCGATCACTTCACCAAGGAAGAACTAGATGAGATGGCCAATGGAGGCTACAAGGCTCACATAGATGGATGGATACGCCCCCGCTCTATTCTAGAGATTGGTAGGCTGTTCCTAGCCAATCCTTCTCTGAGGAAGATTATTTGGGAAAATATCAGGAATCCGAATCTCAGAAGGAGGGTAACTAGCTCCGAGATATACAAGGATCTGGAGAGTTCATATGACTCTCAGATCGCAGATTAG
- a CDS encoding 2,3-bisphosphoglycerate-independent phosphoglycerate mutase produces the protein MRPRKILLVVLDGAGDRAVESLGHNTPLQASEHPNLDWFAENGSCGIMDTISPGVRPGSDTAHLSILGYDPYDIYTGRGPFEAAGVGIVGKKGDVAFRCNFATVDENMCVVDRRAGRIKEPDTRELVSVLEGMTIEGVDITVKEATEHRAALLLSGKGLSAHVSDVDPHQLGPIHECQPLEENAKLTARVVNEFVRRSYDKLKDHPVNLRRVKEGKPVANILLPRGSGIFPDIQPFKEKYGMKAACISGVSLIRGIGRVLDMEVIEDQRFTGGLDSDIDLKIQTALDLLDENDFVLLNVKMADIASHDSDPQQKMEVISLIDSMIGILRKELNPEMVVAITADHCTPITVGDHTGDPVPLIVWAADGVRDKVTRYDEASCSMGGLGRIRGVNLLPILLDKANRSEKYGA, from the coding sequence ATGAGACCTAGAAAAATCCTCCTCGTGGTGCTTGACGGGGCTGGAGATAGGGCTGTGGAGTCCCTTGGACATAACACTCCACTTCAGGCCTCAGAACACCCCAACCTGGATTGGTTCGCAGAGAACGGATCCTGTGGCATTATGGACACCATTTCACCTGGGGTGAGACCCGGGAGTGACACCGCCCACCTCTCAATCCTGGGATATGATCCGTACGATATTTACACTGGTAGGGGGCCTTTCGAGGCAGCCGGAGTGGGCATAGTGGGAAAGAAGGGGGATGTGGCGTTCAGATGCAACTTCGCCACTGTGGATGAGAACATGTGTGTGGTCGATCGGCGTGCCGGAAGGATAAAAGAGCCGGATACGAGAGAGCTCGTATCCGTTCTCGAAGGGATGACCATCGAGGGAGTCGATATCACAGTAAAGGAGGCCACGGAGCACAGGGCTGCCTTATTACTCTCAGGGAAGGGACTTTCCGCCCATGTAAGCGACGTCGATCCTCACCAACTTGGACCTATACACGAATGTCAGCCGCTCGAGGAGAATGCCAAGCTCACAGCCAGAGTCGTCAATGAATTCGTGAGGAGATCTTACGATAAGCTCAAGGATCACCCGGTCAACTTGAGGCGGGTCAAGGAGGGGAAGCCCGTCGCCAACATTCTCCTTCCCCGAGGTTCAGGAATATTTCCCGATATACAGCCCTTCAAGGAGAAGTATGGAATGAAGGCCGCATGCATCTCGGGAGTCAGCCTCATCAGGGGAATCGGAAGGGTGCTGGATATGGAGGTCATAGAAGATCAGAGGTTCACCGGAGGACTCGATTCCGACATCGATCTGAAAATCCAGACGGCCCTTGATCTGCTGGATGAGAACGACTTCGTGCTACTGAACGTTAAAATGGCGGACATTGCATCCCATGATTCGGATCCCCAGCAGAAGATGGAGGTCATCTCGCTCATAGATTCCATGATAGGCATCTTAAGGAAAGAGCTGAATCCTGAGATGGTAGTAGCAATCACGGCCGATCATTGCACACCCATCACAGTAGGAGATCACACTGGTGACCCTGTACCCTTGATCGTTTGGGCTGCAGATGGTGTAAGGGATAAAGTAACAAGGTACGACGAGGCTTCCTGTTCCATGGGGGGCCTGGGAAGGATTCGCGGAGTCAATCTGCTTCCCATACTACTAGATAAGGCGAATCGTTCCGAAAAGTATGGTGCCTGA
- a CDS encoding pyruvate ferredoxin oxidoreductase, which yields MIEIRFHGRGGQGAVVASELLARAAIMDGMKASAFPSFGSERRGAPVMAFCRIDDKPVRIHAGIYEPDYVVVLDAKLIKMVNVLDGIKENGKVLINSPKSPEELGLKTDREIFTVDATGIALDMGLGSMAAPIVNTAVIGAFAAICPRVKIENVIESIKQAAPAKKEQNAEAARKAFDSVKGV from the coding sequence ATGATAGAGATCAGATTCCATGGAAGGGGAGGCCAGGGGGCCGTGGTGGCCTCGGAACTCCTGGCCAGGGCCGCGATCATGGACGGAATGAAGGCATCGGCATTTCCCTCTTTCGGATCGGAGAGGAGGGGGGCACCGGTTATGGCTTTCTGCCGGATCGACGACAAGCCTGTCAGGATCCATGCTGGTATTTATGAACCTGATTATGTGGTCGTTCTTGATGCCAAGCTCATCAAGATGGTGAATGTCCTGGATGGCATCAAGGAAAATGGTAAAGTGCTTATCAATTCGCCCAAGTCACCAGAGGAGTTAGGACTCAAAACCGATCGTGAGATATTCACGGTAGATGCGACGGGCATCGCACTTGATATGGGATTGGGCAGCATGGCCGCTCCTATCGTGAACACCGCGGTGATCGGAGCGTTCGCTGCTATCTGCCCTAGAGTGAAGATCGAGAACGTCATCGAGAGCATCAAGCAGGCGGCTCCGGCAAAGAAGGAGCAGAATGCTGAGGCCGCTAGGAAAGCATTCGATTCTGTGAAGGGGGTGTGA
- a CDS encoding winged helix-turn-helix transcriptional regulator → MGTQVLRDYQTGSQVCDEEHESVLRLPHSSGLILLLYDEKEIIASQMKKVCKNYNTMAALARRLEEEGLVEVVMRSSPRVTHIYFLSDKGRKVAEKLKEIENYIYKGENDVP, encoded by the coding sequence TTGGGAACTCAAGTCCTGCGCGACTATCAGACCGGTTCACAGGTCTGCGATGAGGAACATGAGTCTGTGCTTAGACTGCCACATTCCTCTGGCCTCATTCTCCTGCTCTATGATGAGAAGGAAATCATTGCATCGCAGATGAAGAAGGTCTGCAAGAACTACAACACCATGGCAGCCCTCGCCAGGCGGTTGGAGGAAGAAGGCTTGGTGGAAGTGGTAATGAGAAGTAGTCCGCGTGTCACACACATATATTTTCTCAGCGACAAGGGCAGGAAGGTCGCGGAGAAGCTCAAGGAGATAGAGAACTATATTTACAAGGGAGAGAACGACGTTCCTTAA
- a CDS encoding 4Fe-4S dicluster domain-containing protein, which translates to MLRSYEDLPSTPVSLQSTEDIMTGNWRTMRPVIDEEKCIRCYICWKFCPDMSIEVEEADDFPTVNLDYCKGCGICANECPKDAIEMVREE; encoded by the coding sequence ATGCTTAGGAGTTACGAGGATCTACCCTCCACTCCGGTGAGCCTTCAGTCAACTGAGGACATCATGACTGGTAACTGGAGGACTATGAGGCCGGTGATCGACGAGGAGAAATGCATCCGCTGTTACATATGTTGGAAGTTCTGCCCAGATATGTCCATAGAGGTAGAGGAGGCGGACGATTTCCCAACTGTCAATCTGGACTACTGCAAGGGATGCGGCATCTGTGCCAATGAGTGCCCAAAGGATGCCATCGAGATGGTGAGGGAGGAGTAA
- the porA gene encoding pyruvate ferredoxin oxidoreductase, with protein sequence MIEIITSNYAAAYAAKLSRVEVIAAYPITPQTSISEKLAELVDTGEMDAKYIKVESEHSAMAAVIGASYVGARTFTATSSQGLALMHENLIWAAGVNRPIVMPVAARALSGPWTIWSDHSDVISERDAGWMQFFCENNQETLDMTIMAYKIAEDREIMTPAMVIEDGFILSHTVEAVDMPSQEEVDDFLPPFDPEFKIDFKSEPRRYAGVLAPDWWQEHRYRRMLDMEHSKEKIVEVERDFERRFGRSYGGLVEFYRCDDADVALVIAGAPTGTAKDVVDEMRDRGKKVGLVKLRSFRPFPGEELVKLNDMVSMVGVFDKSYTMGQGGAFFQEIRNALYSPDGVPIKNYIGGLGGRDVTKKNIELIFEDLLSLSKKGKVDRIIDWVALKGGPRRWE encoded by the coding sequence ATGATAGAGATAATCACATCAAACTACGCCGCTGCATACGCCGCTAAGCTCTCACGCGTGGAGGTGATCGCGGCTTATCCCATCACTCCTCAGACATCAATCTCAGAGAAGCTAGCAGAGCTTGTGGACACAGGTGAGATGGACGCCAAATACATCAAGGTCGAGAGTGAGCACTCCGCTATGGCCGCCGTGATAGGAGCCTCGTACGTAGGCGCTAGAACATTCACTGCAACCTCATCGCAGGGTCTTGCCCTAATGCACGAGAACCTCATTTGGGCAGCTGGTGTGAACAGGCCCATCGTCATGCCTGTGGCCGCAAGGGCCCTAAGCGGCCCGTGGACCATCTGGTCAGATCATTCTGATGTTATTAGCGAGAGGGATGCGGGCTGGATGCAGTTCTTCTGTGAGAACAACCAAGAGACTCTCGACATGACAATCATGGCCTACAAGATAGCCGAGGACCGGGAGATCATGACACCTGCCATGGTGATAGAGGACGGGTTCATACTTTCCCACACCGTCGAGGCGGTGGATATGCCATCACAAGAGGAGGTCGACGACTTTCTACCTCCCTTCGATCCGGAGTTCAAGATCGATTTTAAAAGCGAGCCTAGGAGATATGCGGGAGTGCTCGCCCCTGACTGGTGGCAAGAGCACCGCTATCGGCGTATGCTTGATATGGAGCACAGTAAGGAGAAGATCGTGGAGGTCGAAAGGGATTTTGAGCGCAGATTCGGCAGGAGCTACGGCGGCCTTGTGGAGTTCTACCGCTGTGATGATGCCGATGTCGCTTTGGTGATCGCTGGAGCTCCAACTGGAACCGCCAAGGATGTGGTGGATGAGATGAGAGACAGAGGCAAGAAGGTGGGGCTGGTCAAGCTCAGGTCATTCCGACCGTTCCCAGGTGAAGAGTTGGTCAAGCTCAACGACATGGTCTCCATGGTCGGCGTGTTCGACAAGAGTTACACCATGGGTCAGGGCGGAGCATTCTTCCAGGAGATCAGGAATGCCCTATATTCACCCGACGGAGTTCCGATCAAGAATTACATAGGCGGTCTGGGAGGAAGGGACGTGACCAAGAAGAACATTGAACTAATTTTCGAGGACCTTCTGTCACTGAGCAAGAAAGGCAAGGTGGACCGCATTATCGATTGGGTTGCCCTCAAAGGCGGACCAAGGAGGTGGGAATGA
- the psmB gene encoding archaeal proteasome endopeptidase complex subunit beta — MVSEQIKKGTTTIGIVSGDSVVLATEHRATMGNVIAHKEVRKVFKIDDNLGLTTAGLVGDAQLLARYLKAEVELYKLKRGSTMSVKAASTLLSNILRGGGGAAGYFYVGLIMGGVDATGGHVYGVDAAGGSIRDNYVTVGSGSLFAYGVLEDHYKKDITLDGSIDLAIRSLSAAMKRDAASGDGITVAVITPEGYRELDNDELKSRIDKMGLDYPKVD, encoded by the coding sequence ATGGTAAGTGAACAAATTAAGAAAGGAACCACCACGATAGGTATTGTCTCAGGAGACTCGGTGGTTCTGGCCACAGAACACAGGGCCACCATGGGTAACGTCATTGCTCACAAGGAAGTTCGTAAAGTTTTCAAGATTGACGATAATCTCGGGCTAACCACTGCTGGATTGGTAGGTGATGCACAGCTCCTGGCTAGATACTTGAAGGCCGAGGTGGAGCTCTACAAGCTAAAGAGGGGCTCTACCATGAGCGTAAAGGCTGCATCCACGTTGCTCTCCAATATTCTTAGAGGAGGAGGAGGCGCAGCTGGGTACTTCTATGTCGGCCTTATAATGGGAGGAGTTGACGCAACAGGTGGTCATGTATATGGCGTCGATGCAGCTGGAGGATCAATCCGTGACAATTATGTGACCGTTGGATCAGGTTCTCTTTTTGCTTACGGGGTCCTAGAGGATCATTACAAGAAGGACATTACCCTCGATGGTAGCATTGATCTCGCAATCCGCTCACTTAGTGCGGCAATGAAGCGTGATGCCGCGTCCGGTGATGGAATAACGGTCGCCGTCATCACTCCGGAGGGTTACAGGGAGCTCGACAACGACGAGCTAAAGTCCAGGATAGACAAGATGGGCTTGGACTATCCGAAGGTAGACTGA
- a CDS encoding type II/IV secretion system ATPase subunit has protein sequence MGTRIVIKPTGRKSFRSPLPVIRGMEQLISNGSRKRPFFSSCWISPPMPIGAEVVESYCVKGAEVSILSLSGGTRFLYHLVPWEYNVPDEWMGMLRLAVDDIFRKPPDRLGASMDELRYLVVSRTREVLGNLIESNSIGASRNPMERMEILTNLSEVVGRYTVGFGLLEVLLSDDRIEDIFIDAPCSLNHIHVSLGGVGDDTSVLRCPTNIVASDSEIQGLASRLRQMSGKPFSQAFPVMETDIPNFQTRATLVAPPLSPAGIAVALRRRSRIPWTLPRMVENGTLDSTTAGLLSFLMDGCSTVLIAGARGSGKSSLLSAMLFEFPLSQRILTIEDTAELPVKQMQEMGFNVQSLVVEHGMGERMELKTEEALRVSLRLGESAIILGEVRGKEAQTLYEGMRTGRAGSSVLGTIHGDSARSVFERVVHDMGIAPEAFGATDVIVTMGLLRPHGAQRQIRCVMEIAELAKDRGPGEFNTLGRYDLIDGRMELNLKGSDTMRRISESWGIEEEQSLENIMMRTRIRDRLVNIASKRGPEFLSPLWLCRCNEFLWKEMTYPDSTPEMIEANFNEWLVRRVGAEDIL, from the coding sequence ATGGGAACTAGGATCGTGATCAAGCCAACGGGTCGCAAGTCCTTTAGGTCCCCACTCCCGGTGATTAGGGGGATGGAGCAGCTTATCAGCAATGGTTCAAGAAAACGTCCCTTCTTTTCCAGTTGCTGGATTTCTCCACCCATGCCCATTGGGGCCGAGGTGGTCGAAAGCTATTGTGTTAAGGGCGCCGAGGTCAGCATATTGTCGTTATCTGGTGGGACAAGATTCCTTTATCATTTGGTGCCCTGGGAATATAATGTTCCTGATGAATGGATGGGTATGCTCAGGCTAGCCGTCGACGACATTTTCAGAAAACCACCGGATAGATTGGGAGCATCCATGGATGAGCTCAGGTATCTTGTTGTGTCCAGGACCAGAGAGGTACTGGGCAACCTGATCGAATCGAATAGCATCGGAGCGTCCCGAAATCCTATGGAAAGGATGGAGATTCTAACGAACCTTTCAGAGGTGGTGGGTCGATATACAGTTGGCTTTGGTCTCCTTGAGGTTCTGCTCTCTGACGATAGGATAGAGGATATCTTCATCGATGCTCCCTGTAGCCTGAACCATATACATGTGAGCCTAGGTGGTGTGGGTGATGATACCTCCGTGCTCAGGTGTCCGACCAACATTGTGGCCTCTGATTCGGAGATCCAGGGGCTTGCTTCCCGGCTCAGACAGATGAGTGGGAAACCATTCTCACAGGCGTTCCCAGTTATGGAAACGGACATTCCTAATTTTCAAACCAGGGCCACATTGGTAGCTCCTCCTCTCAGTCCCGCTGGGATAGCGGTGGCTCTGAGGAGACGATCCAGGATCCCTTGGACGCTGCCCAGGATGGTGGAGAACGGGACTCTCGATTCAACGACAGCAGGTCTTCTGTCTTTCCTCATGGACGGCTGTTCGACAGTACTAATCGCTGGGGCAAGAGGTTCTGGAAAATCATCCCTGCTCAGCGCTATGCTCTTCGAATTTCCGCTTTCACAGAGGATACTCACTATTGAGGACACAGCTGAGCTTCCTGTCAAACAAATGCAGGAGATGGGGTTCAATGTTCAATCTTTGGTGGTCGAACATGGCATGGGTGAGCGAATGGAGCTGAAGACCGAGGAAGCCCTCAGGGTATCTCTGAGATTGGGCGAATCCGCGATCATATTGGGTGAGGTGCGTGGAAAGGAAGCCCAGACCCTCTACGAAGGAATGAGAACCGGTAGGGCTGGATCATCGGTTCTCGGTACCATTCACGGTGACTCAGCCAGATCTGTATTCGAAAGGGTGGTGCACGATATGGGGATAGCTCCAGAGGCCTTTGGAGCCACGGACGTAATAGTCACCATGGGTCTCCTCAGACCTCACGGCGCACAGCGTCAGATCAGATGTGTGATGGAGATAGCTGAACTCGCCAAAGATAGAGGACCAGGGGAGTTCAACACTTTGGGAAGGTATGATCTGATCGATGGTAGGATGGAGCTGAATCTAAAAGGCTCCGATACTATGAGAAGGATCTCTGAATCATGGGGGATCGAAGAAGAGCAATCCCTGGAGAACATCATGATGAGGACAAGGATCCGGGATAGGCTTGTCAACATAGCCTCCAAGAGGGGCCCGGAATTCCTATCGCCCCTCTGGCTTTGCAGGTGTAACGAGTTCCTTTGGAAGGAGATGACCTATCCAGATTCCACCCCAGAGATGATCGAGGCTAACTTTAACGAATGGTTGGTCAGGAGGGTGGGCGCTGAAGATATCCTATGA
- a CDS encoding DUF2085 domain-containing protein, protein MYMPIPSWSELRRSRKAEVTMLIIFTIWLLLILVAPLSLPRGSVQDLSGKVGGIDSGEQIDSMNPLAWVMYTIGDMYCHQIPERSLFLNDNQMPFCSRDLGIFIGLVAGMLLAVLLDIRISILLFLLTLVPMGIDGSLQLLTDYESSNMLRLMTGLIAGAGVSLIMSRLARQVLDVYDENSESARS, encoded by the coding sequence GTGTATATGCCTATACCGAGCTGGTCGGAACTGAGAAGATCGAGAAAGGCTGAGGTGACCATGCTCATCATTTTCACCATCTGGCTTCTACTCATATTGGTCGCCCCCCTATCACTTCCCAGGGGCAGCGTTCAGGACCTCTCGGGTAAAGTGGGGGGGATAGACAGCGGAGAGCAGATCGATTCGATGAACCCTCTTGCTTGGGTCATGTACACGATAGGCGACATGTACTGCCATCAAATCCCTGAAAGGTCGTTGTTCTTGAACGACAATCAAATGCCTTTCTGCTCGAGGGATCTCGGTATATTCATAGGCCTGGTGGCAGGGATGCTTCTTGCTGTCCTTCTTGACATAAGGATATCCATATTACTGTTCCTCCTTACCTTGGTACCAATGGGGATCGATGGATCCCTTCAGTTACTTACCGATTACGAGTCCTCGAATATGCTCAGATTGATGACAGGACTAATCGCGGGGGCGGGAGTCTCTCTCATCATGTCAAGATTGGCTCGACAAGTCCTGGACGTATATGATGAGAATTCTGAATCGGCTCGTTCGTAG
- a CDS encoding peptidase gives MDILAPVGSMESLKAAILGGADAVYLGGKEFGARRLASNFTDPQLRGAVLYAHDRGVKVHVTANILIKEDELGRALSFIEFLDSIEVEAAIIQDRGLLNLIRDRCSLPLHASTQMGIHSPEGARWAADNGISRVILARELGLEEISAIKRAVDIEIEVFIHGALCYSVSGQCLFSSMVGGRSGNRGLCAQPCRMHYTLGGEEGYLLSTADLFGVESIPKLMEMGINCVKIEGRMRSPVYTYLASLVYKNAVKRAAEGDSDIITQREKELLEVAFNRGFTRGYLECDEVMQKRYPNSRGRPLGNAIMAFGRLKIADQGLEVGDGITLYRANQKVGGFDIDEFKSEGQVTSLTPPFTLDDGNYLAFKTKDRDFDSIFQIISSIQVPEIDGKREEVDIELEEKERHSKTPMISCYISSTRTLESVLPFADRVYFDLNPRMDEARIMCIDQGIEFVPLLPRISTQIPRIDADEVMVCTLGQLQEYHDRELFGHYSLNFFNSMTIPDLHQYTLSVELSRDEMRDVLQHYSGRLEAMAFGRVELMVTRDPSIREGVLVDDAGRKFPVYRDRWGYAHIMNCADLLLLDYMDELQAMGLDSIGLDLRRRDPGLCENVARAFKENDLKRKGRIKRKCGKVTAGHFLRGVT, from the coding sequence ATGGATATCCTAGCCCCCGTTGGCTCCATGGAATCACTGAAAGCTGCAATACTAGGAGGAGCTGACGCTGTTTACCTCGGTGGAAAGGAATTCGGGGCGAGGAGACTTGCCAGCAACTTCACGGACCCTCAACTGAGAGGGGCCGTTCTTTATGCTCATGACAGGGGTGTCAAGGTCCATGTTACCGCCAACATCCTTATTAAAGAGGACGAACTGGGTAGAGCTCTTTCCTTCATCGAGTTCTTGGATTCCATCGAGGTTGAAGCTGCCATCATTCAGGATCGCGGACTTCTCAATCTTATCAGGGACAGGTGCTCCCTTCCATTGCACGCCTCGACTCAGATGGGCATCCACAGCCCGGAAGGGGCAAGGTGGGCTGCGGACAACGGGATTTCCCGAGTGATATTGGCCAGAGAACTCGGCCTTGAAGAGATATCGGCTATCAAACGTGCCGTTGATATCGAAATCGAGGTGTTCATCCATGGTGCCCTGTGCTACTCAGTCTCCGGTCAATGTCTCTTTTCAAGCATGGTGGGGGGCAGAAGCGGAAATCGTGGATTGTGTGCTCAACCATGCAGAATGCATTACACCCTTGGGGGTGAGGAAGGTTACCTGCTGAGTACCGCTGATCTGTTCGGAGTGGAATCCATTCCCAAACTAATGGAGATGGGTATCAACTGCGTGAAGATAGAGGGAAGGATGAGGAGCCCGGTTTACACCTACCTGGCCTCACTTGTTTACAAGAACGCAGTGAAGAGGGCAGCTGAGGGCGATTCTGATATCATCACTCAACGGGAGAAAGAGCTTTTAGAAGTGGCTTTCAACAGGGGATTCACCCGGGGATACCTGGAATGCGATGAAGTCATGCAGAAACGATATCCTAACTCCAGGGGAAGACCGCTGGGCAATGCAATTATGGCGTTTGGGCGATTGAAAATTGCCGATCAAGGTCTAGAGGTTGGAGACGGGATCACTTTGTACAGGGCCAACCAGAAGGTAGGGGGCTTTGACATTGACGAGTTCAAGAGTGAAGGTCAGGTCACCTCCCTTACGCCTCCATTCACACTGGACGATGGTAATTACCTCGCGTTCAAAACCAAGGACCGGGATTTCGATTCCATATTCCAGATTATATCCTCAATTCAGGTTCCAGAAATCGATGGGAAGAGGGAAGAAGTGGACATCGAACTCGAAGAGAAAGAAAGGCATTCCAAGACCCCTATGATCTCTTGTTACATATCATCGACCCGGACCCTGGAGAGCGTGCTTCCTTTCGCGGACAGGGTATACTTCGACCTGAATCCCAGAATGGATGAAGCAAGGATCATGTGCATTGATCAGGGAATCGAGTTTGTCCCTTTGCTACCTAGGATCTCAACTCAGATCCCTAGGATCGATGCGGATGAGGTCATGGTCTGCACCCTTGGACAACTCCAAGAGTATCATGACCGAGAATTGTTCGGACATTACTCACTGAACTTCTTCAACAGCATGACCATTCCCGATTTGCATCAGTACACGCTCTCGGTTGAGCTTTCGAGAGACGAGATGAGGGATGTCCTCCAGCATTATTCGGGGAGGTTGGAGGCGATGGCCTTCGGGAGGGTTGAATTGATGGTGACGAGAGATCCAAGCATCAGGGAGGGTGTTCTCGTGGATGATGCTGGACGGAAGTTCCCCGTTTACCGGGACCGTTGGGGATACGCTCATATCATGAACTGCGCTGATCTTCTGCTCCTGGACTACATGGATGAGCTCCAGGCGATGGGATTGGACTCCATCGGGTTGGACTTGAGACGCCGGGATCCAGGATTGTGCGAGAATGTTGCCAGAGCTTTCAAGGAAAATGACCTCAAGAGGAAAGGGAGGATCAAGAGAAAGTGTGGAAAGGTGACAGCTGGTCACTTCCTCCGTGGAGTAACTTGA